Proteins found in one Cricetulus griseus strain 17A/GY chromosome X, alternate assembly CriGri-PICRH-1.0, whole genome shotgun sequence genomic segment:
- the Cdr1 gene encoding LOW QUALITY PROTEIN: cerebellar degeneration-related antigen 1 isoform X2 (The sequence of the model RefSeq protein was modified relative to this genomic sequence to represent the inferred CDS: inserted 4 bases in 2 codons; deleted 6 bases in 4 codons), with protein MKTKAQGYRGRTGTNKRGQREQKHQTELRANKNKEDRQIFWEDVDFREDVDFWEDVDFWEDVDXFWEDVDXFWEDVDFREDLDFWEDVDFREDVDFLGRCGFWEDVDFWEDLDFWEDLDFREDMDFQEDMDFREDLDFREDLDFREDVDFREDLDFREDLDFREDLDFREDLDFREDLDFREDLDFREDLDFREDLDFREDVDFREDLDFREDLDFREDLDFREDLDFREDVDFWEDVDFREDVDFRGKTWIFWEDMDFREDLDFREDIDFWEDVDFWEDLDFREDVDFWEDVDFREDVDFLKMWIFWEDVDFWEDLDFWEDLDFREDMDFQEDMDFREDEDFREDLDFREDLDFREDLDFREDLDFREDLDFREDVDFREDLDFREDLDFREDLDFREDLDFREDVDFREDVDFRGKTWIFWEDMDFREDLDFREDIDFWEDVDFWEDLDFREDVDFWEDVDFREDLDFREDIDFWEDLDFREDVD; from the exons ATTTTTTGGGAAGACGTGGATTTCCGGGAAGATGTGGATTTTTGGGAAGACGTGGATTTTTGGGAAGACGTGGA TTTTTGGGAAGACGTGGA TTTTTGGGAAGACGTGGATTTCCGGGAAGATTTGGATTTCTGGGAAGACGTGGATTTCCGGGAAGACGTGGATTTTTTGGGAAGATGTGGA TTTTGGGAAGACGTGGATTTCTGGGAAGACTTGGATTTTTGGGAAGACTTGGATTTTCGGGAAGACATGGATTTTCAGGAAGACATGGATTTTCGGGAAGACCTGGATTTCCGGGAAGACCTGGATTTCCGGGAAGACGTGGATTTCCGGGAAGACCTGGATTTTCGGGAAGACCTGGATTTCCGGGAAGACCTGGATTTCCGGGAAGACCTGGATTTCCGGGAAGACCTGGATTTTCGGGAAGACCTGGATTTCCGGGAAGACCTGGATTTCCGGGAAGACCTGGATTTCCGGGAAGACGTGGATTTCCGGGAAGACCTGGATTTTCGGGAAGACCTGGATTTCCGGGAAGACCTGGATTTCCGGGAAGACCTGGATTTCCGGGAAGACGTGGATTTTTGGGAAGACGTGGATTTTCGGGAAGACGTGGATTTCCGGGGGAAGACATGGATTTTTTGGGAAGACATGGATTTCCGGGAAGACCTGGATTTCCGGGAAGACATAGATTTTTGGGAAGACGTGGATTTCTGGGAAGACCTGGATTTCCGGGAAGACGTGGAT TTTTGGGAAGACGTGGATTTCCGGGAAGACGTGGATTTTTTG AAGATGTGGATTTTTTGGGAAGACGTGGATTTCTGGGAAGACTTGGATTTTTGGGAAGACTTGGATTTTCGGGAAGACATGGATTTTCAGGAAGACATGGATTTTCGGGAAGACGAGGATTTCCGGGAAGACCTGGATTTCCGGGAAGACCTGGATTTTCGGGAAGACCTGGATTTCCGGGAAGACCTGGATTTCCGGGAAGACCTGGATTTCCGGGAAGACGTGGATTTCCGGGAAGACCTGGATTTTCGGGAAGACCTGGATTTCCGGGAAGACCTGGATTTCCGGGAAGACCTGGATTTCCGGGAAGACGTGGATTTTCGGGAAGACGTGGATTTCCGGGGGAAGACATGGATTTTTTGGGAAGACATGGATTTCCGGGAAGACCTGGATTTCCGGGAAGACATAGATTTTTGGGAAGACGTGGATTTCTGGGAAGACCTGGATTTCCGGGAAGACGTGGAT TTTTGGGAAGACGTGGATTTCCGGGAAGACCTGGATTTCCGGGAAGACATAGATTTTTGGGAAGACCTGGATTTCCGGGAAGACGTGGAT
- the LOC118239416 gene encoding LOW QUALITY PROTEIN: cerebellar degeneration-related antigen 1-like (The sequence of the model RefSeq protein was modified relative to this genomic sequence to represent the inferred CDS: inserted 1 base in 1 codon; substituted 1 base at 1 genomic stop codon) produces the protein WEDVDFREDVDFWEDVDFREDVDFREDTDFQEDVDFREDADFREDADFREDVDFREDVDFREDVDFREDVYFREDLDFREDLDFREDVDFREDLDFREDLDFREDLDFREDLDFREDVDFREDVDFWEDLDFREDEDFREDLDFREDLDFREDLDFREDVDFREDVDFWEDLDFWEDLDFREDLDFREDLDFWEDLDFQEDVDFREDVDFREDVDFREDVDFQEDVDFQEDVDFWEDVDFREDVDFREDVDFREDMDFREDLDFREDVDFWEDVDFREDLDFWEDVDFREDLDFWEDLDFREDLDFWEDVDFGEDVDFGEDMDYLEDLDFLEAMDLMEDMDFLEDVDGWKTRRXMEDIDXWEDIDFQEDPNYLEDQNCLEDLRIFWKTSIFRKIYIFRKTFAGRHRSIGRPRFSGRLQILEDLNWWKT, from the exons TGGGAAGACGTGGATTTCCGGGAAGACGTGGATTTCTGGGAAGACGTGGATTTTCGGGAAGACGTGGATTTCCGGGAAGACACGGATTTCCAGGAAGACGTGGATTTCCGGGAAGACGCGGATTTCCGGGAAGACGCGGATTTCCGGGAAGACGTGGATTTCCGGGAAGACGTGGATTTCCGGGAAGACGTGGATTTCCGGGAAGACGTGTATTTCCGGGAAGACCTGGATTTCCGGGAAGACCTGGATTTCCGGGAAGACGTGGATTTCCGGGAAGACCTGGATTTCCGGGAAGACCTGGATTTCCGGGAAGACCTGGATTTCCGGGAAGACCTGGATTTCCGGGAAGACGTGGATTTCCGGGAAGACGTGGATTTTTGGGAAGACCTGGATTTCCGGGAAGACGAGGATTTCCGGGAAGACCTGGATTTCCGGGAAGACCTGGATTTCCGGGAAGACCTGGATTTCCGGGAAGACGTGGATTTCCGGGAAGACGTGGATTTTTGGGAAGACCTGGATTTCTGGGAAGACCTGGATTTCCGGGAAGACCTGGATTTCCGGGAAGACCTGGATTTCTGGGAAGACCTGGATTTCCAGGAAGACGTGGATTTTCGGGAAGACGTGGATTTTCGGGAAGACGTGGATTTCCGGGAAGACGTGGATTTTCAGGAAGACGTGGATTTTCAGGAAGACGTGGATTTCTGGGAAGACGTGGATTTCCGGGAAGACGTGGATTTCCGGGAAGACGTGGATTTCCGGGAAGACATGGATTTCCGGGAAGACCTGGATTTTCGGGAAGACGTGGATTTCTGGGAAGACGTGGATTTTCGGGAAGACCTGGATTTTTGGGAAGACGTGGATTTTCGGGAAGACCTGGATTTCTGGGAAGACCTGGATTTCCGGGAAGACCTGGATTTTTGGGAAGACGTGGATTTTGGGGAAGACGTGGATTTTGGGGAAGACATGGATTATCTGGAAGACTTGGACTTCCTGGAAGCTATGGATTTGATGGAAGACATGGATTTTCTGGAAgatgtggatggatggaagaccAGAAGATAAATGGAAGACATAG ATTGGGAAGACATAGATTTTCAGGAAGACCCAAATTATCTGGAAGATCAGAATTGTTTGGAAGACTTGAGAATCTTCTGGAAGACATCAATCTTCAGGAAGATATACATCTTCAGGAAGACCTTTGCTGGAAGACATAGATCTATTGGAAGACCTAGATTTAGTGGAAGACTTCAGATTCTGGAAGACTTGAATTGGTGGAAGACATAG